In Trifolium pratense cultivar HEN17-A07 linkage group LG7, ARS_RC_1.1, whole genome shotgun sequence, a genomic segment contains:
- the LOC123895041 gene encoding pathogen-related protein-like isoform X3 codes for MVAKDKYRSILQDEAENIQWRHGGPPTYDLVNQLFEEGRTKEWPEGSLEETVQNAIKSWEMELSHKICLQDFKTIVPEKFKLFVNGREGLTAEETLSLGSYNALLKSSLPENFKPYKANEETFESSHEVFKSAFPRGFAWEVIKVYTGPPEIAFKFRHWGFFEGPFKGHAPTGNMVQFFGLGTLKYFNIGG; via the exons ATGGTTGCAAAAGACAAGTATAGATCAATTTTGCAAGATGAAGCTGAGAACATCCAGTGGAGACATGGTGGCCCTCCCACCTATGATCTTGTCAATCAACTTTTTGAAGAAGGAAGGACCAAA GAATGGCCAGAAGGATCATTAGAGGAAACTGTGCAAAATGCTATTAAGTCATGGGAGATGGAGCTTTCACACAAGATCTGTTTGCAAGATTTCAAGACCATAGTCCCTGAAAAATTCAAGCTCTTTGTTAATG GCAGGGAGGGGTTAACTGCAGAAGAAACTCTAAGCTTAGGAAGTTATAATGCATTGTTGAAAAGTTCTCTTCCAGAAAATTTCAAGCCATACAAGGCAAATGAAGAGACTTTTGAGTCATCTCATGAAGTATTCAAATCAGCTTTTCCAAGAGGATTTGCTTGGGAAGTGATTAAAGTATACACTGGACCACCTGAAATTGCTTTCAAGTTTAGGCATTGGGGCTTCTTTGAAGGTCCTTTTAAGGGACATGCCCCTACTGGGAACATGGTTCAATTCTTTGGCTTGGGAACTCTCAAG tattttaacataGGTGGATGA
- the LOC123895039 gene encoding uncharacterized protein LOC123895039 isoform X2, whose amino-acid sequence MEENATPHEDQDEYVLLDLDGVYGLIDIPPNANYVLTVGEYEETIGTCIAFSEQDTRVVHEETEPSETNLVSGTRLIDSSQPSTKQVKPVCQLHKILKFKLSPDSEIRTAEEAS is encoded by the exons ATGGAGGAAAATGCAACACCACATGAGGATCAAGATGAATATGTTTTGCTTGATTTAGATGGTGTTTATGGCCTAATTGATATCCCACCAAATGCAAACTATGTTCTTACT GTCGGGGAATATGAGGAGACTATCGGAACATGTATCGCCTTTTCAGAACAAG ATACACGAGTGGTTCATGAAGAGACTGAACCATCTGAAACCAACCTAGTTTCTGGAACAAGACTAATTGATTCAAGTCAACCTTCGACAAAACAAGTGAAACCTGTGTGTCAGCTTCATAAGATTCTCAAGTTTAAATTATCACCTGATTCTGAAATTCGCACAGCTGAGGAAGCCAGTTGA
- the LOC123895039 gene encoding general transcription factor 3C polypeptide 6-like isoform X1, whose product MEENATPHEDQDEYVLLDLDGVYGLIDIPPNANYVLTGLDTLNPVLIIDDRFKLVGEYEETIGTCIAFSEQDTRVVHEETEPSETNLVSGTRLIDSSQPSTKQVKPVCQLHKILKFKLSPDSEIRTAEEAS is encoded by the exons ATGGAGGAAAATGCAACACCACATGAGGATCAAGATGAATATGTTTTGCTTGATTTAGATGGTGTTTATGGCCTAATTGATATCCCACCAAATGCAAACTATGTTCTTACT GGTCTTGATACTTTAAACCCGGTATTAATCATTGATGACAGATTTAAGCTG GTCGGGGAATATGAGGAGACTATCGGAACATGTATCGCCTTTTCAGAACAAG ATACACGAGTGGTTCATGAAGAGACTGAACCATCTGAAACCAACCTAGTTTCTGGAACAAGACTAATTGATTCAAGTCAACCTTCGACAAAACAAGTGAAACCTGTGTGTCAGCTTCATAAGATTCTCAAGTTTAAATTATCACCTGATTCTGAAATTCGCACAGCTGAGGAAGCCAGTTGA
- the LOC123895041 gene encoding pathogen-related protein-like isoform X2, translating into MVAKDKYRSILQDEAENIQWRHGGPPTYDLVNQLFEEGRTKEWPEGSLEETVQNAIKSWEMELSHKICLQDFKTIVPEKFKLFVNGREGLTAEETLSLGSYNALLKSSLPENFKPYKANEETFESSHEVFKSAFPRGFAWEVIKVYTGPPEIAFKFRHWGFFEGPFKGHAPTGNMVQFFGLGTLKVEEVEIYYDPAELLAGLLSSGDSSNKISACPFSN; encoded by the exons ATGGTTGCAAAAGACAAGTATAGATCAATTTTGCAAGATGAAGCTGAGAACATCCAGTGGAGACATGGTGGCCCTCCCACCTATGATCTTGTCAATCAACTTTTTGAAGAAGGAAGGACCAAA GAATGGCCAGAAGGATCATTAGAGGAAACTGTGCAAAATGCTATTAAGTCATGGGAGATGGAGCTTTCACACAAGATCTGTTTGCAAGATTTCAAGACCATAGTCCCTGAAAAATTCAAGCTCTTTGTTAATG GCAGGGAGGGGTTAACTGCAGAAGAAACTCTAAGCTTAGGAAGTTATAATGCATTGTTGAAAAGTTCTCTTCCAGAAAATTTCAAGCCATACAAGGCAAATGAAGAGACTTTTGAGTCATCTCATGAAGTATTCAAATCAGCTTTTCCAAGAGGATTTGCTTGGGAAGTGATTAAAGTATACACTGGACCACCTGAAATTGCTTTCAAGTTTAGGCATTGGGGCTTCTTTGAAGGTCCTTTTAAGGGACATGCCCCTACTGGGAACATGGTTCAATTCTTTGGCTTGGGAACTCTCAAG GTTGAAGAGGTGGAGATTTACTATGACCCAGCAGAGTTGCTTGCAGGCCTTCTATCAAGTGGAGACAGTAGCAACAAAATTTCAGCTTGTCCTTTCTCCaattaa
- the LOC123895041 gene encoding pathogen-related protein-like isoform X1, giving the protein MVAKDKYRSILQDEAENIQWRHGGPPTYDLVNQLFEEGRTKEWPEGSLEETVQNAIKSWEMELSHKICLQDFKTIVPEKFKLFVNGREGLTAEETLSLGSYNALLKSSLPENFKPYKANEETFESSHEVFKSAFPRGFAWEVIKVYTGPPEIAFKFRHWGFFEGPFKGHAPTGNMVQFFGLGTLKVDDALKVEEVEIYYDPAELLAGLLSSGDSSNKISACPFSN; this is encoded by the exons ATGGTTGCAAAAGACAAGTATAGATCAATTTTGCAAGATGAAGCTGAGAACATCCAGTGGAGACATGGTGGCCCTCCCACCTATGATCTTGTCAATCAACTTTTTGAAGAAGGAAGGACCAAA GAATGGCCAGAAGGATCATTAGAGGAAACTGTGCAAAATGCTATTAAGTCATGGGAGATGGAGCTTTCACACAAGATCTGTTTGCAAGATTTCAAGACCATAGTCCCTGAAAAATTCAAGCTCTTTGTTAATG GCAGGGAGGGGTTAACTGCAGAAGAAACTCTAAGCTTAGGAAGTTATAATGCATTGTTGAAAAGTTCTCTTCCAGAAAATTTCAAGCCATACAAGGCAAATGAAGAGACTTTTGAGTCATCTCATGAAGTATTCAAATCAGCTTTTCCAAGAGGATTTGCTTGGGAAGTGATTAAAGTATACACTGGACCACCTGAAATTGCTTTCAAGTTTAGGCATTGGGGCTTCTTTGAAGGTCCTTTTAAGGGACATGCCCCTACTGGGAACATGGTTCAATTCTTTGGCTTGGGAACTCTCAAG GTGGATGATGCTTTGAAGGTTGAAGAGGTGGAGATTTACTATGACCCAGCAGAGTTGCTTGCAGGCCTTCTATCAAGTGGAGACAGTAGCAACAAAATTTCAGCTTGTCCTTTCTCCaattaa
- the LOC123895043 gene encoding uncharacterized protein LOC123895043: MTGEEFSGPPGPKLMRLVYFVGAGVACTVAINKWREFESKSIIQQQQQKKQGVKVVAEIPNSSDSVAIHKALK, translated from the exons ATGACCGGAGAAGAATTCTCGGGTCCTCCCGGACCCAAACTCATGCGTCTCGTCTACTTCGTCGGCGCCGGAG TGGCTTGCACCGTTGCAATCAACAAATGGCGCGAGTTCGAAAGTAAGTCAATCATCCAACAACAGCAACAGAAGAAGCAGGGAGTCAAGGTAGTTGCAGAGATCCCTAATTCGTCGGATTCTGTTGCTATTCATAAAGCTCTCAAATAA